From a single Rodentibacter sp. JRC1 genomic region:
- the pckA gene encoding phosphoenolpyruvate carboxykinase (ATP), producing the protein MTDLNKVIKELEALGIYDVKEVVYNPSYEQLFEEETKPGLEGFEKGTLTTTGAVAVDTGIFTGRSPKDKYIVLDETTKDTVWWTSEAAKNDNKPMNQATWQSLKDLVTNQLSRKRLFVIDGFCGASEQDRIAVRIVTEVAWQAHFVKNMFIRPTEEQLKTFEPDFVVMNGSKVTNPNWKEQGLNSENFVAFNLTERIQLIGGTWYGGEMKKGMFSIMNYFLPLKGVGAMHCSANVGADGDVAVFFGLSGTGKTTLSTDPKRQLIGDDEHGWDDVGIFNFEGGCYAKTIHLSEENEPDIYRAIRRDALLENVVVRADGSVDFDDGSKTENTRVSYPIYHIDNIVKPVSRAGHATKVIFLTADAFGVLPPVSKLTPEQTKYYFLSGFTAKLAGTERGITEPTPTFSACFGAAFLTLHPTQYAEVLVKRMQAVGAEAYLVNTGWNGTGKRISIKDTRGIIDAILDGSIEKAEMGELPIFNLAIPKALPGVDPAILDPRDTYADKAQWQTKAEDLAGRFVKNFEKYATNEEGKSLIAAGPKV; encoded by the coding sequence ATGACAGACTTAAACAAAGTAATTAAAGAACTTGAAGCCCTTGGCATCTATGACGTAAAAGAAGTTGTCTATAATCCAAGCTATGAGCAACTATTCGAAGAAGAAACCAAACCGGGTTTGGAAGGCTTTGAGAAAGGCACACTGACAACCACCGGTGCGGTAGCCGTTGATACCGGTATTTTCACCGGTCGTTCGCCAAAAGATAAATATATCGTGCTAGATGAAACCACCAAAGATACCGTTTGGTGGACATCTGAAGCGGCAAAAAATGATAACAAACCGATGAATCAAGCCACTTGGCAAAGTTTGAAAGACTTAGTCACAAACCAACTTTCCCGTAAGCGCTTATTTGTGATTGATGGTTTCTGCGGCGCAAGCGAACAAGACCGCATTGCAGTGCGTATTGTAACGGAAGTGGCTTGGCAAGCGCACTTCGTAAAAAATATGTTCATTCGCCCAACAGAGGAACAACTCAAAACTTTCGAGCCTGATTTTGTAGTGATGAACGGCTCTAAAGTGACCAATCCTAACTGGAAAGAGCAAGGGTTAAATTCCGAAAACTTTGTTGCTTTCAACTTAACCGAACGCATTCAATTAATCGGCGGAACTTGGTACGGCGGTGAAATGAAAAAAGGTATGTTCTCAATAATGAACTACTTCCTCCCGCTTAAAGGCGTGGGTGCAATGCACTGTTCCGCAAATGTGGGAGCGGATGGCGATGTCGCCGTCTTCTTCGGTTTATCCGGCACCGGAAAAACCACCCTTTCGACCGATCCGAAACGCCAATTGATCGGTGATGATGAACACGGTTGGGACGATGTAGGTATCTTCAACTTTGAAGGCGGTTGCTATGCGAAAACCATTCATCTTTCAGAAGAAAACGAACCGGATATTTATCGTGCAATCCGCCGTGATGCTTTATTAGAAAACGTGGTTGTGCGTGCTGACGGCTCCGTTGATTTCGATGACGGTTCAAAAACCGAAAATACCCGTGTGTCTTACCCGATTTACCATATCGATAACATCGTTAAACCGGTGTCTCGTGCAGGCCACGCAACCAAAGTGATTTTCTTAACCGCAGATGCTTTCGGTGTATTACCACCGGTTTCTAAATTAACACCGGAACAAACCAAATACTACTTCCTCTCCGGTTTCACTGCAAAATTAGCCGGTACGGAACGTGGTATTACCGAACCGACACCAACATTCTCAGCTTGTTTCGGCGCAGCGTTCTTAACACTTCACCCGACACAATATGCGGAAGTGTTGGTAAAACGTATGCAAGCGGTAGGTGCAGAGGCTTACTTAGTCAATACCGGTTGGAACGGCACGGGTAAACGTATTTCCATCAAAGATACCCGTGGTATTATTGATGCGATTTTAGACGGTTCAATCGAAAAAGCGGAAATGGGCGAATTACCGATTTTCAATTTGGCAATTCCGAAAGCTTTACCGGGTGTTGATCCTGCGATTTTAGATCCACGTGATACTTACGCAGATAAAGCCCAATGGCAAACTAAAGCGGAAGATCTCGCCGGTCGTTTCGTGAAAAACTTCGAGAAATATGCGACAAATGAAGAGGGTAAATCACTTATCGCTGCCGGCCCTAAAGTATAA
- the rpsC gene encoding 30S ribosomal protein S3, producing MGQKVHPHGIRLGIVKPWSSTWFANTQDFADNLEGDFKVRKFLNKELANASVSRITIERPAKSIRVTIHTARPGIVIGKKGEDVEKLRNAVSKIAGVPAQINIAEVKKPELDAKLVADSIASQLERRVMFRRAMKRAVQSAMRLGAKGIKVEVSGRLGGAEIARSEWYREGRVPLHTLRADIDYNTAEAHTTYGVIGVKVWIFKGEILGGMAAVAQSEQQPADKPKKAPRGKGRK from the coding sequence ATGGGTCAAAAAGTACATCCACATGGTATTCGCCTAGGTATTGTTAAACCTTGGAGCTCTACTTGGTTCGCGAATACACAAGACTTCGCCGACAATCTTGAAGGCGATTTCAAAGTACGCAAGTTCTTAAATAAAGAATTAGCAAATGCTTCGGTTTCACGTATTACTATTGAGCGTCCGGCTAAAAGTATTCGTGTAACTATTCACACAGCTCGTCCGGGTATCGTAATCGGTAAAAAAGGCGAAGATGTTGAAAAATTACGTAACGCAGTATCTAAAATTGCTGGCGTTCCGGCTCAAATCAACATCGCTGAAGTGAAAAAACCTGAATTAGATGCGAAATTAGTTGCAGACAGCATCGCTTCTCAATTAGAACGCCGTGTAATGTTCCGCCGTGCAATGAAACGTGCGGTACAAAGCGCAATGCGTTTAGGTGCTAAAGGTATCAAAGTTGAGGTTAGCGGTCGTTTAGGTGGTGCAGAAATCGCACGTTCAGAATGGTATCGTGAAGGTCGCGTACCTCTACATACTCTTCGTGCGGACATCGATTATAACACTGCAGAAGCTCACACAACTTACGGCGTAATCGGCGTGAAAGTGTGGATCTTCAAAGGTGAGATTCTCGGTGGAATGGCTGCCGTTGCGCAATCAGAACAACAACCTGCCGACAAGCCTAAAAAGGCTCCGCGCGGTAAAGGTCGTAAGTAA
- the rpsS gene encoding 30S ribosomal protein S19, with translation MPRSLKKGPFLDLHLLKKVEKAVESGDKKPIKTWSRRSMIIPSMIGLTIAVHNGRQHVPVYVSDEMIGHKLGEFAPTRTYRGHAADKKAKK, from the coding sequence ATGCCACGTTCTCTCAAGAAAGGTCCTTTCCTTGACCTACACTTGTTGAAGAAGGTAGAGAAGGCGGTGGAAAGCGGGGATAAAAAACCGATTAAAACTTGGTCCCGTCGTTCAATGATCATTCCATCAATGATCGGATTGACCATCGCAGTCCATAATGGTCGTCAGCACGTTCCGGTTTATGTTTCCGACGAGATGATCGGTCATAAATTAGGTGAATTTGCACCGACTCGTACATACCGCGGTCACGCGGCAGATAAGAAAGCTAAGAAATAA
- the rplD gene encoding 50S ribosomal protein L4, which translates to MELQVVGANALTVSETTFGREFNEALIHQVVVAYAAGARQGTRAQKTRAEVSGSGKKPWRQKGTGRARAGDIKSPIWRSGGTTFAAKPQDHSQKVNKKMYRGAIKSILSELVRQDRLVVVEKFEIEAPKTKVLVQKLKDLAVEDALIITASLDENLFLAARNLYKVDVRDVQGIDPVSLIAFDKVIVTVDAVKQIEEILA; encoded by the coding sequence ATGGAATTACAAGTTGTAGGTGCAAACGCACTCACTGTTTCTGAAACTACCTTCGGACGTGAGTTTAACGAAGCATTGATCCACCAAGTTGTTGTTGCTTATGCAGCCGGTGCGCGTCAAGGTACTCGTGCTCAAAAAACTCGTGCTGAAGTGTCTGGTTCAGGTAAAAAACCTTGGCGTCAAAAAGGTACAGGTCGCGCTCGCGCCGGTGATATCAAATCACCGATTTGGCGTTCAGGTGGTACAACCTTTGCGGCTAAACCACAAGATCACAGCCAAAAAGTGAACAAGAAAATGTACCGTGGTGCTATCAAAAGCATTCTTTCCGAATTAGTTCGTCAAGATCGCTTAGTGGTTGTTGAAAAATTTGAAATCGAAGCACCAAAAACTAAAGTTTTAGTACAAAAATTAAAAGATTTAGCAGTTGAAGATGCGTTAATTATCACAGCAAGTTTAGATGAAAATCTATTCTTAGCGGCACGTAACTTATATAAAGTTGATGTACGTGATGTACAAGGTATTGATCCGGTAAGTTTAATCGCTTTCGATAAAGTGATTGTTACCGTTGATGCTGTGAAACAAATTGAGGAGATCTTAGCATGA
- the ftsE gene encoding cell division ATP-binding protein FtsE, with the protein MIKFSNVSKAYHGATQPALQGLNFHLPVGSMTYLVGHSGAGKSTLLKLIMGMEKANAGQIWFNGHDITRLSKYEIPFLRRQIGMVHQDYRLLTDRSVVENVALPLIIAGMRPKDAHSRAMAALDRVGLRSKAHYLPPQISGGEQQRVDIARAIVHKPQLLLADEPTGNLDNELSLGIFNLFEEFNRLGMTVLIATHDINLIQQKPKPCLVLEQGYLRY; encoded by the coding sequence GTGATTAAGTTCTCTAATGTATCCAAAGCCTATCACGGTGCAACGCAACCGGCGTTGCAAGGGCTTAACTTCCATTTGCCGGTGGGCAGTATGACTTATCTTGTGGGGCATTCCGGGGCGGGTAAAAGTACATTACTCAAATTAATTATGGGAATGGAAAAAGCCAATGCGGGGCAAATTTGGTTTAATGGACACGATATTACGCGCCTCTCAAAATACGAAATTCCATTTTTGCGTCGTCAAATCGGAATGGTGCATCAAGATTATCGTTTATTGACAGATAGAAGCGTCGTGGAAAATGTCGCTTTGCCACTTATTATTGCAGGAATGCGCCCGAAAGATGCGCATTCGCGAGCAATGGCGGCTCTTGATCGTGTAGGGCTTCGCAGTAAAGCCCATTACCTGCCGCCGCAAATTTCCGGAGGGGAGCAGCAACGGGTGGATATTGCCCGTGCCATTGTTCACAAACCGCAACTCTTATTGGCTGACGAGCCGACAGGGAATTTGGATAACGAACTTTCGTTAGGGATTTTCAATTTATTTGAAGAGTTTAACCGTTTGGGGATGACGGTGTTAATTGCCACTCACGATATTAATTTAATTCAACAGAAACCAAAACCTTGTCTTGTGCTTGAGCAAGGCTACTTACGTTATTAA
- the rpmC gene encoding 50S ribosomal protein L29: MKAQDLRTKSVEELNAELVNLLGEQFKLRMQTATGQLQQTHQAKQVRRDIARVKTVLTEKAGE; encoded by the coding sequence ATGAAAGCTCAAGATTTACGTACAAAAAGTGTTGAAGAGCTGAATGCTGAATTAGTGAACCTTCTAGGTGAACAATTCAAGTTGCGTATGCAGACAGCCACCGGTCAGCTTCAACAAACCCATCAGGCTAAACAAGTGCGTCGTGATATTGCACGTGTAAAAACTGTATTAACCGAAAAGGCGGGTGAGTAA
- the rplC gene encoding 50S ribosomal protein L3, giving the protein MIGLVGRKVGMTRIFNEDGVSVPVTVIEIEANRVTQVKTLENDGYTAVQVTTGSKKANRVTKPEAGHFVKAGVEAGRGLWEFRTEGEEFTLGQEINVDIFADVKKVDVTGTSKGKGFQGGVKRWNFRTQDATHGNSLSHRVLGSIGQNQTPGRVFKGKKMAGHLGAERVTVQSLEVVRVDAERKLLLVKGSVPGAINGDVIVKPAVKA; this is encoded by the coding sequence ATGATTGGTTTAGTCGGTCGTAAAGTCGGTATGACCCGTATCTTCAATGAAGACGGTGTTTCAGTACCGGTTACCGTTATCGAAATCGAAGCCAACCGCGTAACTCAAGTTAAAACTCTTGAAAACGATGGCTATACTGCAGTTCAAGTTACTACTGGTTCTAAAAAAGCAAACCGTGTAACTAAACCGGAAGCAGGTCATTTCGTGAAAGCAGGTGTTGAAGCTGGTCGCGGTTTATGGGAATTTCGTACTGAAGGTGAAGAATTCACTTTAGGTCAAGAAATCAATGTTGACATCTTCGCAGATGTTAAAAAAGTCGATGTTACCGGTACTTCTAAAGGTAAAGGTTTCCAAGGTGGTGTTAAACGTTGGAACTTCCGTACCCAAGATGCTACCCATGGTAACTCTTTATCACATCGTGTTCTCGGTTCTATCGGTCAAAACCAAACTCCGGGTCGTGTGTTTAAAGGTAAAAAAATGGCAGGACATTTAGGTGCTGAGCGTGTAACCGTTCAATCACTTGAAGTCGTTCGTGTAGATGCTGAGCGTAAATTGCTATTAGTGAAAGGTTCTGTGCCTGGCGCTATCAATGGCGATGTTATCGTTAAGCCGGCAGTTAAAGCATAG
- the rplV gene encoding 50S ribosomal protein L22 produces the protein METIAKHRYARTSAQKARLVADLIRGKKVAQALEILTYTNKKAAALVKKVLESAIANAEHNDGADIDDLKVAKIFVDEGPSMKRVMPRAKGRADRILKRTSHITVVVSDR, from the coding sequence ATGGAAACTATTGCAAAACATCGTTACGCTCGCACTTCTGCCCAAAAAGCTCGCTTAGTTGCCGATTTAATTCGTGGTAAAAAAGTTGCGCAAGCATTAGAAATCTTAACTTACACTAACAAAAAAGCTGCGGCTTTAGTGAAAAAAGTTTTAGAGTCTGCTATTGCAAACGCAGAGCACAATGACGGTGCAGATATCGATGATCTTAAAGTTGCTAAAATCTTCGTAGATGAAGGTCCTAGCATGAAACGTGTTATGCCACGTGCTAAAGGTCGTGCAGATCGTATTTTAAAACGTACTAGCCACATCACTGTGGTTGTGTCGGATCGTTAA
- the ftsY gene encoding signal recognition particle-docking protein FtsY produces MVEAQTAEETSEPQAIIEKELESAVDSKSVLAEEREEGLSVVEEEKTAEILTALGTDETEEIIEAENVAEIASVEAKAISPKTVQDVKEELQPTAETREKPSEGGFFSRLVKGLLKTKQNIGAGFRHFFLGKKIDDELFEELEEQLLIADIGVPTTTKIIKNLTEHADRKQLRDAELLYQQLKVEMANILEPVAQPLVIDNSKKPYVILMVGVNGVGKTTTIGKLARKFQAEGKSVMLAAGDTFRAAAVEQLQVWGERNHIPVVAQSTGADSASVIFDAMQSAAARNIDILIADTAGRLQNKNNLMDELKKIVRVMKKYDETAPHEIMLTLDAGTGQNAISQAKLFNEAVGLTGISLTKLDGTAKGGVIFAIADQFQLPIRYIGVGEKIEDLREFNAKEFIEALFVHEEE; encoded by the coding sequence ATTGTTGAGGCGCAAACGGCGGAAGAGACATCTGAACCGCAAGCTATTATTGAAAAAGAGCTAGAAAGTGCGGTTGATTCTAAAAGCGTTTTAGCAGAAGAGAGAGAGGAAGGATTATCTGTTGTCGAAGAAGAAAAAACAGCAGAAATTTTGACCGCACTTGGGACTGATGAAACGGAAGAAATCATTGAAGCTGAAAATGTAGCAGAAATAGCATCGGTGGAAGCAAAAGCAATTTCTCCTAAAACCGTACAAGACGTTAAGGAAGAGCTGCAACCAACAGCAGAAACTCGTGAGAAGCCGAGTGAAGGCGGTTTTTTCAGCCGTTTGGTAAAAGGGTTGCTTAAAACAAAACAAAACATTGGAGCCGGTTTTCGCCATTTCTTTTTAGGGAAGAAAATTGATGATGAGTTGTTTGAAGAATTGGAAGAACAACTTTTAATTGCGGATATCGGTGTTCCGACTACCACGAAGATTATCAAAAATCTTACCGAACACGCCGATCGAAAACAGTTGCGGGATGCGGAACTTTTATATCAACAATTAAAAGTGGAAATGGCGAATATTCTTGAACCGGTGGCTCAGCCGTTAGTGATTGATAACAGCAAAAAGCCTTATGTGATTTTAATGGTGGGGGTGAACGGTGTAGGTAAGACCACCACGATTGGCAAACTAGCCCGTAAATTTCAAGCAGAAGGAAAATCGGTGATGTTGGCAGCCGGTGATACCTTCCGTGCGGCGGCGGTGGAGCAGTTGCAAGTTTGGGGTGAACGAAACCATATTCCGGTGGTGGCTCAGAGTACGGGCGCGGATTCCGCCTCCGTAATTTTTGATGCGATGCAATCGGCAGCTGCGCGTAATATTGATATTTTGATTGCGGATACCGCAGGTCGTTTACAAAATAAAAATAACTTGATGGACGAGTTGAAAAAAATCGTTCGTGTGATGAAAAAATATGATGAAACCGCACCGCACGAAATTATGCTGACACTTGATGCAGGCACGGGGCAAAATGCGATTAGCCAAGCAAAATTATTCAATGAAGCGGTGGGGTTAACCGGTATTTCGTTAACGAAATTAGATGGCACGGCAAAAGGCGGTGTGATTTTTGCCATTGCAGATCAATTCCAATTGCCGATTCGTTATATCGGTGTGGGTGAGAAAATCGAAGATTTACGCGAATTTAACGCCAAAGAATTTATTGAGGCGTTATTTGTACACGAAGAAGAGTAA
- the rplP gene encoding 50S ribosomal protein L16, translating to MLQPKRTKFRKVHKGRNRGIAGGTEVSFGTFGLKAVGRCRLTARQIEAARRAMSRAVKRQGKIWIRVFPDKPITEKPLEVRMGKGKGNVEYWVALIQPGKVLYEMDGVSEEVARNAFALAAAKLPVKTTFVTKTVM from the coding sequence ATGTTGCAACCAAAACGTACAAAATTCCGTAAGGTTCACAAAGGCCGTAACCGTGGTATCGCAGGCGGTACTGAAGTAAGTTTCGGTACTTTCGGTTTAAAAGCAGTTGGTCGTTGTCGTTTAACCGCTCGTCAAATTGAAGCGGCACGTCGTGCAATGTCACGTGCAGTGAAACGTCAAGGTAAAATCTGGATCCGTGTATTCCCGGATAAACCGATCACTGAAAAACCATTAGAAGTCCGTATGGGTAAAGGTAAAGGTAACGTTGAGTACTGGGTAGCCTTAATCCAACCGGGTAAAGTGCTTTATGAAATGGATGGTGTGTCTGAAGAAGTGGCAAGAAACGCATTTGCATTAGCAGCTGCTAAATTGCCGGTTAAGACCACTTTCGTAACTAAGACGGTGATGTAA
- the rplB gene encoding 50S ribosomal protein L2, whose translation MAIVKCKPTSAGRRHVVKIVNPELYKGKPYAPLLDSKSKTGGRNNYGRITTRHIGGGHKQHYRLIDFKRNKFDIPAVVERLEYDPNRSANIALVLYKDGERRYILAPKGLSVGDQIQAGANSPIKVGNALPMRNIPVGSTVHNVELKPGKGGQIARSAGAYVQIIAREGNYVTLRLRSGEMRKVLAECTATIGEVGNSEHMLRVLGKAGANRWRGVRPTVRGTAMNPVDHPHGGGEGRNFGKHPVTPWGVQTKGKKTRHNKRTDKYIVRRRGK comes from the coding sequence ATGGCTATCGTTAAATGTAAGCCGACCTCCGCTGGTCGTCGTCACGTTGTTAAAATCGTGAACCCTGAATTATACAAGGGTAAACCTTACGCTCCGCTTTTAGATAGCAAATCTAAGACCGGTGGTCGTAACAATTATGGTCGTATTACTACTCGTCACATTGGTGGCGGTCACAAACAACATTACCGTTTAATCGATTTCAAACGTAACAAGTTCGATATCCCGGCGGTTGTTGAGCGTTTAGAATATGATCCGAATCGTTCTGCTAATATCGCTTTAGTGCTTTATAAAGATGGTGAGCGTCGTTATATTTTAGCACCTAAAGGTCTATCTGTAGGCGATCAAATCCAAGCCGGTGCAAATTCACCTATTAAAGTGGGTAATGCGTTACCAATGCGTAATATTCCGGTCGGTTCAACTGTACATAATGTTGAATTAAAACCGGGCAAAGGCGGTCAAATCGCTCGTTCTGCCGGTGCGTATGTACAAATCATTGCTCGTGAAGGTAACTATGTTACTTTACGTTTACGTTCCGGCGAAATGCGTAAAGTATTAGCTGAGTGTACTGCGACAATCGGTGAAGTCGGTAACTCAGAACATATGCTTCGCGTATTGGGTAAAGCTGGTGCTAACCGCTGGAGAGGCGTTCGCCCTACAGTTCGTGGTACTGCAATGAACCCGGTGGATCACCCACATGGTGGTGGTGAAGGCCGTAACTTTGGTAAACACCCGGTTACTCCGTGGGGCGTTCAAACCAAAGGTAAGAAAACTCGTCACAACAAACGTACTGATAAATATATCGTACGTCGTCGTGGCAAATAA
- the rpsQ gene encoding 30S ribosomal protein S17 produces the protein MTDKIRSVQGKVVSDKMEKSFVVAIERKVKHPLYGKFIRRTTKLHVHDENNEAKVGDTVEIRECRPLSKTKSWTLVRIVEKAVIA, from the coding sequence ATGACTGATAAAATTCGTAGCGTACAAGGTAAAGTTGTTAGCGACAAAATGGAAAAATCTTTCGTTGTTGCTATTGAACGTAAGGTAAAACACCCGTTATACGGTAAATTTATCCGTCGTACAACGAAATTACACGTACACGATGAGAACAACGAAGCCAAAGTTGGTGATACCGTAGAGATCCGCGAATGCCGCCCTCTATCAAAAACCAAATCTTGGACTTTAGTTCGTATTGTTGAAAAAGCGGTTATCGCTTAA
- the ftsX gene encoding permease-like cell division protein FtsX produces the protein MSRPTDASVFVQTAYTLRAVWTDLWQRKFGTLLTILVIAVSLTIPTVSYLMWKNLHLATTQFYPESELTIYLHKNLSEEDANLVVEKIRQQEGVESLNYVSRQESLKEFKSWSGFGEELEILDDNPLPAVVMVKPSKDFNASEKREELRTNLDKIKGVQEVRLDNDWLEKLTALSWLVAHVAIFCTVLMAIAVFLVIGNSIRSDVYSSRADIDVMKLLGATDQFILRPYLYTGMIYAFLGGFVAAIFSSFIVGYFTSAVKYVTDIFAVQFALNGLSIGELIFLLVSCLIMGYIGAWIAAKRHIALLDNRY, from the coding sequence ATGAGCCGACCGACTGATGCTTCTGTCTTCGTGCAAACGGCTTACACGTTGCGCGCAGTGTGGACGGATTTGTGGCAACGCAAATTCGGTACGTTATTAACGATTTTAGTGATTGCCGTTTCTCTCACTATTCCAACCGTCAGCTATTTAATGTGGAAAAATCTCCATTTAGCCACGACACAATTTTATCCTGAAAGTGAGCTCACGATTTATCTTCACAAAAATTTAAGTGAGGAAGATGCCAATCTTGTGGTAGAGAAAATTCGTCAACAAGAAGGTGTGGAATCATTGAATTATGTGTCCCGTCAAGAAAGTTTGAAAGAGTTTAAAAGTTGGTCAGGTTTTGGTGAAGAGCTGGAGATTTTAGATGATAACCCTTTGCCCGCAGTGGTGATGGTAAAACCGAGTAAAGACTTTAACGCCTCGGAAAAACGTGAGGAGCTACGTACGAATCTCGATAAAATCAAAGGCGTGCAAGAAGTACGCTTGGATAATGATTGGCTGGAAAAATTGACCGCACTTTCGTGGTTGGTGGCTCACGTGGCAATTTTTTGTACCGTATTAATGGCGATTGCGGTGTTCTTAGTCATTGGTAACAGCATTCGTTCCGATGTTTATAGCAGCCGTGCCGATATTGATGTGATGAAATTGCTCGGTGCAACGGATCAGTTTATTTTACGTCCTTATCTTTATACCGGTATGATTTATGCCTTTTTAGGGGGATTTGTCGCAGCGATTTTCAGTAGCTTTATTGTGGGTTATTTCACTTCTGCGGTGAAATATGTAACGGATATTTTTGCCGTACAGTTTGCTTTAAACGGTTTAAGCATCGGTGAATTGATTTTCTTATTAGTCAGTTGCTTGATAATGGGATACATCGGTGCGTGGATTGCCGCCAAAAGACATATTGCGTTACTTGATAATCGATATTAA
- the rplW gene encoding 50S ribosomal protein L23, with translation MSQERLLSVLRAPHISEKATNNAEKSNTVVLKVALDANKAEIAAAVAQLFEVKVDSVRTVVVKGKTKRRGAKMGRRSDWKKAYVTLAEGQNLDFVDSAE, from the coding sequence ATGAGTCAAGAACGTTTGCTGAGCGTGCTTCGTGCACCGCATATCTCTGAAAAAGCAACTAACAATGCTGAAAAATCTAACACTGTTGTACTTAAAGTTGCTTTAGATGCGAACAAAGCTGAAATTGCTGCTGCTGTTGCTCAATTATTTGAAGTAAAAGTAGATTCAGTACGTACTGTGGTTGTTAAAGGTAAAACTAAACGCCGCGGTGCAAAAATGGGTCGTCGCAGCGACTGGAAAAAAGCTTATGTAACTTTAGCCGAAGGCCAAAACTTGGACTTCGTGGACAGTGCAGAGTAA
- the rpsJ gene encoding 30S ribosomal protein S10, with protein sequence MQNQRIRIRLKAFDHRLIDQSTAEIVETAKRTGAQVRGPIPLPTRKERFTVLISPHVNKDARDQYEIRTHKRLVDIVEPTEKTVDALMRLDLAAGVDVQISLG encoded by the coding sequence ATGCAGAACCAAAGAATCCGTATCCGCTTAAAAGCATTTGATCACCGTTTGATCGATCAATCTACTGCGGAGATCGTAGAAACAGCTAAACGTACCGGTGCACAAGTTCGTGGTCCGATTCCTTTACCAACCCGTAAAGAGCGTTTCACCGTGTTGATTTCTCCACACGTGAATAAAGACGCGCGTGACCAATACGAAATTCGTACTCACAAACGTTTAGTAGATATCGTAGAGCCAACAGAAAAAACTGTTGATGCGTTAATGCGTTTAGATTTGGCTGCCGGCGTTGACGTGCAGATCAGCCTAGGTTAA